In Bombus huntii isolate Logan2020A chromosome 11, iyBomHunt1.1, whole genome shotgun sequence, the sequence CCGGCTGCACGACCGATCTTCAGCCAGGATCATTCGCAGTGTAACGAGTACCCTCGGCGATATCGGGCACAGGAAGCCTCGACGATCTAGTCGGTCGTTTGCATTCAGGATCCATCGCACGTCGCCTCGATGCTACCTCGTAAACCAATTCCGTGGTTCCCTATCTTCGCGAACAAGCCGTTCTGACTGGCGCGCGTCGTCGATCTTCTGGTTCGCGTTGACGAGCGACACGGATCGTCCGTCGACGAGATCGAGTCCTCGTCGATCGGCTCGTGGAGGATCGGTGTTGGCCGCGGTAGAATCGCAGCCACGGGGGTCCGCAATAATGCGAGAGTATCGGAAACGCGGTAAATGGACGATAACGGCGGGCCAGTTGCTGCTACATCTTCAGTGTTCCGAGAGAATCTTGTTCCAGCGGTGGTTGTGTCCGAGGCAAAAGTAAACCAACGAGGATGAGGTGGACTTGCATCGTGGAGCTGAATTTTCTACGCTCGTGTGACTCCCTCTACGACCCGTCGAATTGCGTGCCGTGTTTTTAATTTGATCCATCGAACGACGATAACGACCACTACGACCATAACGAACGAGCAGAAATTTCAAGACGCAAACGAATCTAGGAAAAGCAAACGAATtatcgaaagaaagaaaatagcaAGAAGGGGAGGAAGaaggaggaaaagaagaagaagaagaagaagaagaagaagaagaaaaagaagagaggcgagagagaagaaggaaaagagaagaaaaaaaggaaaggaaagtgAAAGAGATATTAAGATAAAAGCGTGAAGAAAGTGGCGTGTAGATAAGAAGGAGGGCTCGGAAAGGAGTGTGGATGAGACCGTCATGCCCGCTGAGATCGACACGGGCGGGCCAAGGGTGCTGCACTGTGATTACCGTGCCGACTGCCCGATACCAATCGTAGCGTCAGTTTCCACCGAGTCTTCCTTGTGCGGCGAGAATAGAGTTGTCGGAACGTTGACGATCGTACGACGACTTCCGCGGATCGACGAAAACCAATCGCTCGATAGCAAAGCCCTCGAGTCTCGTCGTTGCTTTGGTTTCTCCTTTCGTCGAACCGGCGACGCGTCGTCGTCCAGCCGTTCCGGATTCCGAGGTTTTCGACGAGCGGAGCCGCGTGATATCGCGTTCCACGATGTTTCCGATCGTCATCGGCAGCCGTCGAACGACGCGCTGTCGTGTACGATTCGACGCGAGAACGTGCATTATCGTGAAGATAGTTTCTATCCGGTGCAACCGGAATCGCGACTCGGCGATGCGATCGTCGTGGACCGGTCGTCGATCGACCAAGAGGCGATAACGGAGACACGATCGGGACAACGCGAGTATTCGGTAGAACGCGAAACGAACCGGAGACTCGATTCGACGAGGCTTCCGCTGCCTTCGAGCAAACGCGAAAACGATACGGGTCATAGTCGACATCGGCATCGGCATCGGCACCGAAATCGCGAACGAGAAGGCGAAGAAGAAGCCAGCCGCTGCTCGAAACGTTGCGGCCTGTCAACCGCGACTCGCAATTGGCCGCGGTATCGCCTCGCGAGCCATGTCCCAATAGGGAAGTCAGCAGCGCGGTTCTCTAGTCAGTCGAACGACCCTTCGAGATCGGGCGATCGCACGAGATACGAGAAGTTCGTATCGGTGCCGAGCGCGCTCCCGTCCGTGGCCGATGAAACGTGGAAGGAAGTGGTGGACGACGCGACGAATTCCTGGAGTAGCGAGTCGCGCGTCACCAAGGTCGTGGCGAGTACCGATGGCCAGTGCCGGCAGACCGACTTTCCTTCGTTCGATCCCCAGGAGTCCTTGACGAGAAGTGACCGTGgaacgaggaagaagaaacgCGTGTGCTCTAACAACCGTTCGACGTACATTCAGTTAGCGTTACTGTTGTTCCTCGTCGCGTTCGGACAGTGCGGACTTCGTAAATCAAGTGTGGTTAACTACAGTGCGAAACCGAGTACAACCGGGTTGAGTGTGTTGACGATTGGTACAGTTATCAGTGCAGTGAGTGCCGCCCCGGTTGATTTAATGGGTGACGCCGGCGTGAGGGCAGAACGATCGGCCAATTTGTCGCACATCACTGGCGCTTCCAGGAAAATCCAGATGTACATCAAGAATCGGCATTTGCAGATCCTGCCAGATGGCACGGTAAACGGTTCCAACGACGATACTTCGGATTACAGTGAGTACTCTGTCTACCAGTGAATCGCATTTTTTTCTCTgtccttctctttttcttctcatctttctttctctctctccctctctctctttctttctctctctctctctctctctctctttctttcttcctttcttaaTATACAATCGTAAATCATCCATCGATACCGCACGCGCAGCATGCAAACTGGAAACTGGAAACGTTCAATGATCGCGCGTAGTTTTGTTGTATCATTTTATATCGTGCATCCGCATACCGCGGCTGATGCTTCGTCCAACATCGACGTTGCTCCTTTCTTGTTGGCTTTTCCTCCTTTTATCCGTTTCCTCGGCGAAGGAAAACGGTTTTCTGAAATTGATACCGCGTTCTGGGCAGAGGCTTCATCGTAAACGCCAGTTGGTACGGTTCCAATCGTTCGTTGATTGTATCGCGAACGTTGACTTCGCCGAGGCTTCCACTCCAAGCACAAGTTGcttcgttataacttataacacgCGGTTTTAGAATTTCTTGGCATACGACTATTACGTAGTCGAAGCTTTCTTATTAACGAAATCAAACTTCTACCATGTACCTACGTACACGGTTCTTGCTATGTACATACTTTTGAGACTGATCGAACGAACATCGACGAACAAACGCGGCCAATACGTCGATGTTTGTTTCGCGTTAGACGCGCGCCAGTTATATCCGTCGTccgaatatttatattttaagcAACAGATAAGTGTCGGATAATCGAATCACGTGCAGGTAATACACGATCGAAGTACACTTTGATAATTCGTCTTGTTTCCAAAGCGTACAACTTTCTATTAATATTACGCGGTCTATTGAAATTAGCGTAAAGCGCAAACGTAatgcgaaaaagaaaaagaaaaagaaaaacgcgaagaaacgggaaagcAATCGCGTAGCTGAGAAAGTATTCGCCTTGCGATCCGACTCGAATCGGCGAAATTAACGAGAGAATGCGATCAGGTCTGCGACTGGGTCGAGAGAGCTGATCCAAGAATATGCGCTGCCTAGTACATGTACCTCTTCTTAAGTAGTCCACATTAACCTTTGAAACTTTGATAGTCTATCGTTGGTGACTCTAAATTCACGCTGTCCGATCgtagtttcttttttcaaacgAGGATAAGCGCTCAACTACGTTTGAACTTCTTTCTACATCATTTAACCTTAATCTTCGTAAAACGAACAAAGTTCTTCCGTTAGACGGCCCCTCGCACTTAGCTGTTAACAATAAGGTCAATTCGACGAACGTCGAATCTGAATTTAAACATTCACTTTCCAGTTTAACGTCGCAACGTTCCGTTACAgtgtgatatttttataattcgaCCGCGAATATTtgtcaaataaatttatacaaattcgtGTCTTCGTTATCGCGCGACCGAATAAAtggaatttaatttcttagcatCGGAAGCATTTCCTTTCTTTCGCATCTTTTACGCCGTTTCATTTTTACGCTTTCGACGtgtataaaaatgaattcTACCATTAGCATAAgcgtataaaaattcatagtCTGTTTATGATATGGGGAAATCGAATTAGAATTTAAGCGTGAAAGCTTCTTTCGAGAGAAATTACGTATGAAAATGAAGAGTTACGTTTGTAAGGTTTAAGTAGAAAATTGTTCAACTAACGCAGAGCTCTACTCTCTGGTAGGTATGGGAACAGAGATGTTATGGCTACGGAAAGGAAGAAACATTCTCCGTTTCTATAATATAATTCCTGGCCTTATTTCCGATAATTGTAGCGGTACTCTTTAACCAAACGCTTGCTTAACTTTCCtaacgacgcgacgcgacacGACGACACGAAAGCTGTGTACTTCTATATCCTCTCTTACGTAAGAACGCGAGAATAACGGATTTCGTGTGACGTTCGAAAATCTTTCACGctacaatatttttaatgcgTTTACTCGAATACGTTAGATACAAACTCGCACGAGTAAGTATTTACCATTCGAATCGTGCAAAGCAAATATATCATATACCCGTACcatgtataatgtataacgGTATGTATAATGATTTACGTATCTGATTGCCGAGAGTTATAATTACTCGAGTTACGCTTGAAGATGAATTTCCAGCGGATTAGAATTCGTAGTTTTTTTCTTTGTAGTTTAGTGGAGTAACATTGGGCCTGAATGATTTAATTGCGATTTGTATATATCTTGCCAAAATACTTCTGGCTTGCCAATAGACACTGCACGCCGCTCGACCATCAGTGACTAACTATTCTATTTTCGACTCTCTTCCGGTGTTGTTTTTAACCcttttatattttgatttaCTTGTGCGTGTAACCGTTCTGTTGCACCACGGGGAGTGAAACAATGTTTAAAGAACAGTGATTTAGATTTTTCGGACGAATAAGTTATACGTACTATCTCCGATATAACACACGCAAATACGTATTTGCTACGTTTCCCCGGCTTGAATGTTTCTAGATCGCGATAGACACggaatttgttaaatttattaaaccgAACGTAAATTGCCACTAACGCGGTACACGACTGGATAATTTAATTCGTAACCGATAAGACGCGATCTATCGGACTCTGgtaatttttacttttgatcAATTTTGCTTTTAGGTAATTTGGAACCTGTTGTACGTACCTGTCGATACTTGTTAACTgcaataatacaattttcaaaCGAAGGAATAAGTAGATTGCGAATTTGTATGTATTCGTGGGAAGTTTAAACGTGCAAAAGTAGACAAAGTGCGTGTAATGCGCAAAAATATACGAAAGACGGTCGAAGTAAGCTTTGCGTGATAATGTTTGGTGGGCGAAACGAACACGTTCCGTTTCTTTATTGCAAGATTTGATAGGATAGGATAGGATAAGATTATAAGatcgcataaatatccgcagtctatcgttttatagaattttatcgAAGTCGAGAAATTTAAATTCCATGGAACTTCGTCAATTTTGTCGCAAGTAACACGAAAAATGTAGTTAACGACAAACCGTTCATCGCAATAAAAATCTGCGATCTTGTAAAAACTGTAACTTATGGCAATGGTAAATGGCAAATATCCATATCGTTTTTAACGATCCCTAAGTTCGGAACTTTTCTGTCGAAATTTTTCTACGAAACGACCACTGTCTATCTCGATTGCGACTCGATGTAGCTTTCGTTCTTAACATTGAATTCATTCTTCGAAGCGGCACATAAACCTCATTTACTTGGAACGAATTGAATAGCGTTAGAAACGAGGTTTCACCGACCGTCAAACGCAGACTGCCAGGGTGcaacgttttatatatatatttccagCTACCAATTAACCCGTGCGGTTCTCGCGAAAACGTCGCGTTGCATAGCTTATTGgtcgttaataaatatttacaaccGAAAAATATGTTGTCGCGTCGCATCGACGAGGACGAACGACGCTGCTCGTAAATACGGCTACTCGTTGGCCGTTCTCGGCGACCTAAGACAACGCTCTTTTCAGTGTTTCGAGCCGATTTAATCGCGAAGATTGTATCGTGAAGGTAGTTGCGTGACGTCGACCACCACGTTgattaagtaataaaaacacgaaaagaaaaatcgaacCTCATCGCGTAACGTGCGCGAGCAGCAGCAGTACGAAACGAGTACAACCGCCAGGGATCATCCAAGAGAGTTTATTGCGCTCGAACCAGCGCAGCGATACGTTTCCGTTCTATTTCTAATAATCTGTCACGTGTTCTCTTTTATGCTTTGGCTTTACGTTGGGAAAGTCGCTTTTTACAGTGACTATCGCGTGACTCGCGAATGTATTCCAGCGCTtatatggaaattttattaacactGTAACGAAATTCAAGACTCGTAattatatcgatgaaattcgaacgaaacgcgaacaaaaatatttctccgCCGCGAAATTCGCATCTTTCAACGGACATTGTTAAACTATATTTAACTATAACAAGAATATCTGaacgaaaaattaatttcacgtcTTAGTGAGATCTTCTTCTGCTAATTGGAGCAGCTTGATCGCAACAGCGGTGTTTATAACGCAGTCTACAAAGATGGATCgttctaattaatatatatgtcgtTTTCCAGAACCGAAGGGAAgcgaatagaaaataaaaaaacaatcGTCGATGGATTGCTCGACGCTTTTTACGATTAATAGCTTTAATATAAATACGTTCCTGACACATGGGATTGCGGAAGTTCAATTATTAAGGTATTCGTTTTACGGTATAAAGATCTTGTTACTGTGCCGTCTGGGAGACGATCCTATCCGAACAAATATAATGGTATCGCGAAAAAATACTCTTCGCTCGTCACTGACGGAAATGCTAATCTTGATGCTTTGACAGCGTGGTTGACCTAACGTAAACGTTAATTAATTCGACGAGTATGTATACCCTCGGATTCGAGTTACGATGCACTTTTTCCCGGAACGATATCACATGTTGATAATAGACGTATAACATTCTTATTTCCTATAATTGCGAAACATAGGCAGTAATTGTACATTTCCTCTATTTTTCTCAGCTCTGATTCATAGATGATTAATCGACGGAAATTTTCAACGTCTTCCTCTCATACGTTCCACTCTTCCAACTCGTATAATCAtgattccttttcttttcttctttttttttcttgtccACGAGtcacaatttttatttttagctCGATGATATGTCAACGCTCCTTTTCTTACgagaattgaattttttaacttCGACCGACACTTTTTACGAGGATTTCACTTTCTCCCAGCTTCCTTAGACGTAGCATTCGAACAGCTTTGATTTAAGAATGTTCAAAGGTTTTCGgacatttttaaatcttttttcaCTCATTTTCGACTCAATCGTATCTTTGTATCGTTAAGAACTGCCtcaaatttgaagaaaaatctGATAAATCGCTACCGATACACCTGATTTTTCTCCtggatttttctttaaaaattcgtTTAAAACGCATCTTTCTGTTTATCAAAACGAAACGCGAGCAATTAGATAGAACGATAGACGAAGCTTAAATATTAAATGGCCACGCGCGTTCTCCTTAAAATCGCGCGTAACTACCGAAAGCGACAACTGGTctatttcgttctttcatTCATAACCGTTGCTCGAATGGAGACTTTCTCGGTCACAGATACTGTGAAGCGTGGCTGGCGATCGAGTCGGTACgctgaataaattatattccgGAAGTTCGACGGGGTTCGATCAAATTTTTCTGCTCACGATGTGTAACACGACCATTGAGCGCTTACCATTCAAGACGAAagagggaagaagaaaaaaaaaggggaaGGCAGCGGTCTGGCAATAAATCAGTCGGCGAGGGCCGGTGATAACGGAAGTTTCGAGGGGATTCAATGGCCCCGATACGTCGCTATCAGTTGGAGAGAATGCTGCGCGATTAGGCAAAGACGGAACTATCCGGAGGGATCGCGAGGTCGTGACCTACATATTGTATGTGTTGCCCATGGGCCATGAAAGAGGACGAATTTCGTGGATCGGTCGTACATCGACTAGACGTCGTTTACACGAGTCACGcggcatattttatttttttagattTCAATTTAATCTTTTTCCAAGAATTTTTCTTTGGAATTTCAGTGCATTTTATAAACGTAAAGTGAATCGATCCATTGTACGGAGGTTGGTTTTTAAAGAAGCGTCTTTGAAGAAGTATGATTTAATATAATCGCGGTACATGAAccgaaaaaaatttttaaatatcgttatatAATTCGTTTACACGAGATTATTGTAACAGTAAACGAAATAAATGTACAGTTTAGTATCACgcttacaattttatatgcaaAGTAGATTTAGCGTATTAACAACGTAATCTCACGACACGATTAAAACTAGTAACACTTTCGAGGAAACGTAATTTCATGAATCTCATTGATTCTCATTCGCCTATTTTTTTATGTCGCATAAAAATCTCTGCCATGTTATCTTTTTGTTGGCGGTTTTCCAAGCTTTCGAATCTATCTGTTCCGACTCGCACGCTGTATGCCGTAGACATAATGATACGTAATTTCGTTTATATATACGACTATTTGTATGCGCAGAAAGCTACATAATACGCAGAAAGTCACATGATGCGTATTTATCGAATCTTATAAATTCCGTTGATCGCCCGTGGAATATTTGTAATCGTGTTATCTCGAAGCGTGCAACGTTCCGCTACCTAATTGAATCGTAGGTATGGCATCCTTTCGTTAATTAACTCCGAATGTCGTACTGATAAATCGGCAACGTCTTATCGCTAGCGATCGTCCTTTCGAATTGCTTAATCTCTTCGCTGCTATACAAGCGAAGATGTAATCGCTTACCGTGAAACTTTTTCTATGTTTATTAAAGAAACCGAGTAACCGACAAGCACGTACACACCTGCAAGCACAGCGCGTcgttagaaatatttcttactgCTTAGCAGCAATGTATCAGCGTACGCTGAAACTTTGATCTTCTTCgtaatcgaataaaatttatattaatttatgaaatttattgcaTCTATTTTCGAACGTCTATTATTTATCATCTAAAAGTTACAATTTCGATTTACATCGGCCTCGTCAAGGATACGTCGCTTTTAACGATAACAATATAACAGTACGAGCTATGATATATTCAAGCTTGAAAGgtaaaatagtaatttttaatacgaGGTTATACGATATACGCGCGTTAATTTTTTATCGGTATGATAAATACACGACGGAAAATAATGTGAAAACCTCTGctaaataatttctttgtcGTTGCCTCCCGTAACGAAAGAATGGTTGGTTGAAATCGAGAACAACCCTCTCGCTGTTTAATCAACTAGAAATATATCGGATCGTGGCCGTGGAATTATACGAACTGCCGTGGATCGTATTAAATATGATTTACTAAAGAGCAAAATCGGGCGTGATGTATGAAGACGGTGGAGCGTAGGGTCGTGTCTTAGAAACGATAATTAATGGGAGTCGATGCGAAAGGACGTGACGTTAAGTCAAGTTAAACTCGGTTAGTCGAACTGCATCGTGCCTGCCGTCACGACGAGACGACGAAATACCGAACGTACTACCGTCTAATCCCGTGGAATACTGAATTATGGTAGTTGAGCGCAGGAAGAGGCTGATGATGGGACGAGTGGGACGAGACGCGTACAGTGTACATTGAACGTTACGCGTTCCCGCGAGTCCATTCAATTGCTCCAGCGGCATCTTATTTTCGTCCCCTTTTCTCGCAGACGCGCGTGATTTAAGTGACTTTGGAAATTAAGATAACATTGGCAGGACAGCCTCGTTGCCGCGATACGTGTACGCTGGCATTAAGCGTGATTGAGAATTTTGCGGCATGTCGTGAGCTTGTTTCGTGAGTTAATGGGTGGTCCGAGTGTGATATTTTTCTGCGGCGTTCGCATCGTactttatttctttcctttctttctttccttcttttttcttttttttcgaaaGGGGCAACTTCTCGTTTGGTTGCGCGAtggaaacgttcgaaaaaCTCAATCTTCCTTCGAACACTCTTCGTACACTTGGAACGTTCTCGCTAACTGCGGCAGcaatttcttctttcgtcGCACACGATCGGGACTCGAAGCACGCGTGATTCGAGTGGCCGACCATGTTCAGGCGGCGCGGCGCGGAGCGCCCATAAAAAACACGCGTCGATGGGACAGGGTAAATTTTGATTTACGTACGCGGTTAGCACGCAGTCAGGATGCACGAACCGCATCGTGCAGCTTTCTCGTGCGTCCACGGACGACGGAGAACGGGAGCATATATAACGGTGATTTGTCATCGTACCAAGATTTCGCGATTTAAGAACCCACGAATTGACCCCATGCGTTCTCCACCGTCTCCAGACAGAGAGATTTAGAGGCGCAGCTCGGCGAcgtttaaactttaaacggCACGGCGAACCGCGTGGAATACCGATCGCGGCTACTCGCGTCCTGCCACGTAGCCTGTCGGCCTTCGAGGATTCCTAATTAACCGTCCCGTTGCACCTTTTGCACCGCTTCCACTCCTTCCCACTCCAAATCGTTCGAGTCGTTCGAGTCGTTCGAGTCTGACCACCCGCGAACGAACCGGCCCGGAATCGCCCAAGGTTCGTTGATCGTTGCGTACCGAGGTTTTTGCGTGTCCTCGGTGACGTGGACCAAACATATACGATATAATCGTCATGGAAACGGTACATATACGACCGTGCTTGAAGAAAGGATACCGATGGTGAAATTATCGATCTTCGGCTGATGGTTCATAGATATAAACGAACCCTCTACTTTCGCACGATGCGATTTATCTCGCACCTTGCTACTTCAATTTTCGGGAGTTAGGAACGGTTAAAGAGAACGACGACTAAATAACGAACAAGAAAAAGGATAATACGCAATATCTAGGCGGAGTTAGGAATCGCTCGTTAAAATCGTTAGAAAATTTTGAAGCATGAACGAATTCCAACGACAAAGTGTAACTGAGAGAGAAGTTCTGCCTCTTTTTCGGCTGAGAGTCGAAGGAAAATATCGGAGAACAAGAATTTTTTTGGAAAGTACAACGACGCGCGACCATTTTATAGTTATGGTATTCTTTGTAATGGAAACAgttttttccttttccacGATACGATCAATCGCCTTTTCTTGCTCTACGTAGAAAAATATTGCACTAAAATGATTGTAAATCCAGTTAAAATTCTGTAAAATATCGCTTTTGGAATATAAACGGAAAATAAAGGGAAAAATTTATCTAACCGGAAACATATCACTGTAGAAGGAAAAATCTAAGAATAGTTTATCATAATGGATGCCGATAATGTTCGGTTATTTGAGGTTTATTCTGTTTGCAAAAGTGTGGtgttaagaaaatatttgaacaaagGTGTATTCAATATAGGTAGGATATCGTTGAACGGATATTTGAAGAGATCTGATTTTCCTTTTGTTTGAAGAGAtctgatttttcttttgtttgaATAGAGATAGCATCGGAGCTTCCCCTTTTTACTTGAGGATTTTGTGTACCGTAACAGATAGAAGAAAGTTTATCAACTTATTAGTTTAGTATGTACTcgttgaaatataatatttatcatgaaACATATATCTCGAATGAGAAataacaatacaaaattaCGTGTGGctactaaaaaaaaatgttgaaaaaaaaaacaaaatatagaATTCTTCTAGGAAAATTACTTCGGCAAAgctattgttattattttagtattttatcatagtatataattttatcgtaGCATGTACGCTATAGAAATGTCACCAACTCGAATGTACATTCGACGTACATCGTACGTACATATGAAAAGCGTATGTAAGTCTAACTGAAC encodes:
- the LOC126871051 gene encoding uncharacterized protein LOC126871051 isoform X1, giving the protein MPAEIDTGGPRVLHCDYRADCPIPIVASVSTESSLCGENRVVGTLTIVRRLPRIDENQSLDSKALESRRCFGFSFRRTGDASSSSRSGFRGFRRAEPRDIAFHDVSDRHRQPSNDALSCTIRRENVHYREDSFYPVQPESRLGDAIVVDRSSIDQEAITETRSGQREYSVERETNRRLDSTRLPLPSSKRENDTGHSRHRHRHRHRNREREGEEEASRCSKRCGLSTATRNWPRYRLASHVPIGKSAARFSSQSNDPSRSGDRTRYEKFVSVPSALPSVADETWKEVVDDATNSWSSESRVTKVVASTDGQCRQTDFPSFDPQESLTRSDRGTRKKKRVCSNNRSTYIQLALLLFLVAFGQCGLRKSSVVNYSAKPSTTGLSVLTIGTVISAVSAAPVDLMGDAGVRAERSANLSHITGASRKIQMYIKNRHLQILPDGTVNGSNDDTSDYTIFQRTSVSRGQLRIQGVATCLYLCMDSCGLLYGSREYTDDCVFNETLEQHNYNTYSSAKWSTAKKTLYLGLNRRGQPRRVQAKGHNLGRLSAYARVLTQVAPSERVEALQRRLLGAQHNVRHRHNSHRGDLIQQSLCPTLPVQEKDGRDKFRCRKRKKRKKRKRRCRPGEVPGPQCQMVEVSGKGVVVSGRNESLASNGTSLESKRSCEGAASEEACRREALSVPSKKRKLRVDQTRGGISSAGGRNITTGRKVDASRNVTVSKAVAGSRNVTASNNGERKAPASNSKKVKAAGSMSQSKKPNLTDGKRKRKKGPAAATAAAAAATAAAGRRNSTVPLVRKRFKPGKVDTTSAVPTTTLASTSVTSSSSWSSPGTSIAP
- the LOC126871051 gene encoding uncharacterized protein LOC126871051 isoform X2 produces the protein MPAEIDTGGPRVLHCDYRADCPIPIVASVSTESSLCGENRVVGTLTIVRRLPRIDENQSLDSKALESRRCFGFSFRRTGDASSSSRSGFRGFRRAEPRDIAFHDVSDRHRQPSNDALSCTIRRENVHYREDSFYPVQPESRLGDAIVVDRSSIDQEAITETRSGQREYSVERETNRRLDSTRLPLPSSKRENDTGHSRHRHRHRHRNREREGEEEASRCSKRCGLSTATRNWPRYRLASHVPIGKSAARFSSQSNDPSRSGDRTRYEKFVSVPSALPSVADETWKEVVDDATNSWSSESRVTKVVASTDGQCRQTDFPSFDPQESLTRSDRGTRKKKRVCSNNRSTYIQLALLLFLVAFGQCGLRKSSVVNYSAKPSTTGLSVLTIGTVISAVSAAPVDLMGDAGVRAERSANLSHITGASRKIQMYIKNRHLQILPDGTVNGSNDDTSDYTIFQRTSVSRGQLRIQGVATCLYLCMDSCGLLYGSREYTDDCVFNETLEQHNYNTYSSAKWSTAKKTLYLGLNRRGQPRRVQAKGHNLGRLSAYARVLTQVAPSERVEALQRRLLGAQHNVRHRHNSHRGDLIQQSLCPTLPVQEKDGRDKFRCRKRKKRKKRKRRCRPGEVPGPQCQMVEVSGKGVVVSGRNESLASNGTSLESKRSCEGAASEEACRREALSVPSKKRKLRVDQTRGGISSAGGRNITTGRKVDASRNVTVSKAVAGSRNVTASNNAQFDRWEEKEEEGASSGNGSGGGGDGGGGEEELYGTSGPEEIQAWQSGHHVCGAHDNSRIDLRNVLLLLVVSWYVNRPLRGGSLV